In a genomic window of Agarivorans albus:
- the hemB gene encoding porphobilinogen synthase encodes MFPATRMRRIRRHDFSRRLASENQLSVDDLIYPMFVIEGENQTETVASMPGVKRFSIDLLLKEAEQLVALGVPMIALFPVTPLEQKSLLAEQAYADDALAQRAVRALKQAFPELGVMTDVALDPFTTHGQDGIIDDDGYVQNDITTEILVKQALSHAAAGADVVAPSDMMDGRIAAIREALEEAGYHNTMIMAYSAKYASSYYGPFRDAVGSSGNLKGGNKKTYQMDPANGQEALHEVALDIEEGADMVMVKPGMPYLDVVRQVKDAFAVPTFAYQVSGEYAMHKAAIENGWLAERPVVLESLLTFKRAGADGILTYFAKDVAQWLAETK; translated from the coding sequence ATGTTCCCTGCCACCCGCATGCGTCGAATTCGCCGTCATGATTTCTCTCGTCGCCTAGCCAGTGAAAACCAGTTAAGTGTTGATGATTTGATTTACCCAATGTTTGTGATTGAAGGGGAAAACCAAACAGAAACGGTTGCGTCCATGCCTGGTGTAAAGCGTTTTAGCATTGATCTGCTGTTAAAAGAAGCTGAACAATTAGTGGCCTTAGGTGTGCCGATGATTGCCTTGTTCCCGGTAACGCCGCTTGAGCAAAAGTCATTGTTGGCAGAGCAAGCCTATGCCGATGATGCCCTAGCGCAACGAGCGGTGCGCGCACTTAAACAAGCTTTTCCTGAACTTGGAGTGATGACCGATGTGGCATTGGACCCGTTCACCACGCATGGTCAAGACGGCATTATCGATGACGATGGTTATGTGCAAAACGATATAACCACCGAGATTCTGGTGAAACAGGCCTTATCTCATGCAGCCGCAGGGGCTGATGTTGTTGCGCCATCGGATATGATGGACGGCAGAATTGCCGCTATTCGAGAAGCGTTAGAGGAAGCGGGTTATCACAACACCATGATCATGGCTTATTCAGCCAAATATGCCTCTAGTTACTACGGACCATTCCGCGATGCAGTGGGCAGTTCTGGTAACCTAAAAGGTGGCAATAAAAAGACTTACCAAATGGATCCCGCCAATGGTCAAGAAGCACTACACGAAGTGGCTTTAGATATTGAAGAAGGCGCCGACATGGTAATGGTAAAACCAGGTATGCCCTATTTGGATGTGGTTCGCCAAGTTAAAGATGCCTTTGCAGTGCCTACCTTTGCTTACCAAGTAAGTGGCGAGTATGCGATGCATAAAGCCGCCATTGAGAATGGTTGGTTAGCCGAGCGCCCGGTAGTGCTTGAATCTTTACTTACCTTTAAACGTGCCGGTGCCGATGGCATTTTAACTTACTTCGCTAAAGACGTAGCGCAGTGGTTAGCCGAAACTAAATAA